The nucleotide sequence AGATCTTCTCCCACTCCACTACTTTATCCTATCCATCTTCCTAGCCATCGATTTCCGAATACAAATAGACACTCGCATGGAACCCATAAACCACCACCTCACCTTCAGGATTACATTTGTAATTCCTCCTCCACCTCTAATTGCACTCATTCCATTAATGAATACCTCTCTTGTCTCAATCTTTCCTCTAGCCACAAGGATTATGCCCTTTCCCTCGATGCTATCCCTGAATCCTCTAACTACTTTGAAGCTAGGAAGCACCCATGTTGGGTTGAGGCTAAGAACAAAGAGTTAAAAGCCTTGGAAACTAATTGTAATTTGTCTATTCTGGACAAACTTGTTGGTGTCAATTGTATCGGCTGTAAATGGGTGTATAAAGTCAAAAGGAAGACAGAAACTGAAGGGATTGATTTCTTTAATACCTTTTCTCAGGTTGCTGAAATGGCTACTGTGAGGATGCTCATTGCCTTTGCTATCATTAAAGGGCGGCACATTAAACAATGAAACATGGAAAATGCTTTCCTTGATTGTGAGTTAAAGGAGGATGGTATGCCCCAAGTTTGATGAACTCTTCCCCTCATAGGGTTTGCAAGTTGCTTAAATCATTGTATAGTCTAATACAAGCGAGTAGAGAATGGTATAAACGCTTGTCCACCTTACATTTGAGCTTAGCATTCAATAAAGCTCATTATGACCACTCGATGCTCACCAACATCAAAACTATAGAACCCTCCTCCTTTATGTGGACAACATTGTCCAGGTTGAGGATCATCTTTCCGAGCTCTCCCAGATCAAGAGTATCATTGACAACAACTTTGGCATAAAATATTTTGGTATCTGAAAAAAATTTCTGGGCCTTGACGCTACTCACTCACCTAAAGGCATTTCCCTTTGCCAAATATAACACTGTCTCAATTTGCTTTCTGTCTTAGGCGTACTTGGCAGCAAACTGGTTTCAACTGCTACGGAACCTAGTTTTCATTTGCACTACGATGATGGGACCCTTTTCAATGACATTGATATCGCATTTACTTAACGACCACTGGGCCTGATATCACACACACTTTCTGTTCAGTTATTCTCCCAATTTCTATCCAAGGCTAGTGTCTGTCATTTCAAGGCTGCTGAAAGAGCACATCACTACTAGAAAGGTTTACTGGTTCAGGGGATTTTCTTCGGTGGGAATTCTTCTCTAGATCTTCACGGTTATAGTAATTCCAATTGGGTAGGTTGTTCCGACTCACACCACACTAAAAATATTGCTACCTCTTTCCTAGGGGATTCCTTGATTACATATCATTCTACAAAGCAGTCTATTATTGCTCGCTCAAGCTCTAAATCTCAATACCGTGCAATAGCTTCAGTCAGTTACTCGCTTACTGACTTACATATTTCTTGTGTAAAGTTGTCCCTCTTAATCTTATATAGTGATAACAAAAGCGCCTTCCACAATACTGCAAAACCAAGCATCTTGAGATTGATTTCCGTGCGGCTAGAATATGAATTATGAAACTATCCATTGAATTCACGAAGCTGCTAATTTTGTCTCTTGCAAACCAAATATCCGATCTTCACCAAAACACTTCTTCCTCGGCATTTGTTCCATCTCAtttacaagcttcgattgataaacatttatcaatCTTCAACTTGTGGGGGTATTACACAGTTAGCTAATTAGTTAGTTAAATTCCTAACTAACTGAACTAGTACAGTTAGATTCCAGCATGTATATAAACTTCATTATGTTGAATTGaatcaatatatatatcaaaacaaaaccatCTTCATCATTCTATATTCATTCTAATTTTCTTGTAACCTGAATTATAAAGCTGAAGAACAACACGACCCATTAAACTTTGaatggtaaaaataaaaactttgatgaagaaaagagaaaagagagtgAAAGAGCCAAGACCCACCTGAAGGAAGCTGAAAAGAAGTAGATTTTTTGGCCCTTCTGGTGTGAGAACGAGCTGATGCTGcagaaatttttctgttaactccGGTGGCCATTGTTGTGAGAGAGGAGAAGAATAAcagaaaaaaatgaaactacAGTTAAAAGATTTTCTtcgaaaaaaaacaaaaatgttgaaaGATTTAGACCCATTTATTAAGATTTTGACATCGAATAATTTTGATCGtggtaaaaaatattattttttaaataaataatttagtttgtttgaatatatttatataaaagaaatttttgtcaaaaagtagttcaatcttttgacatttaattttctctctcttttaaattttttttttctttgagaaaatgtttttaatagcttctcatttgaagttctttttagatttcttttttaaattgtaataaaTGCATACAAtactcttaaaagtgattattttgattaaaaaagtgattctttttttaaaaaactataaaaaaaaaaagcgggctcttatttatttatgtgaGAATTAAAACAGAGACAGAAGAGCCGATCgatcttcttctttgtttttttcttcaatttttgttattattattattatatgaatatcTTGGGTCTTCAATTTTGTAGGATTACCGATTAAGCGGAAAAAGATGTTTTATCATCTCATCTAAATgatattaggtttttttttcttccaattgacagttctttattttatttttcatgaatattgacaattgtttctttattttatttgaatcaaacataaactaattataattaaattttgatacaatagtaaaagtaaaaaataacagCAATAAATATATTGTTTCATCCGAAACTTCAATCTAAGTTTTATGGAGGTTGACAATgatcttcattaaaaaaaaaaaataacacaccaAGACATACGTGTCAGTGTCCTATTACACCCTAGTTTATTTATCATTGACCAACCTTTGTGTGTTTTTcctttaatttgatattttatttaatttttattattttccttttttatcaataaaatagctgaattttctatataaataagGTAGTAACTTTTTATGTAACCATGTTTATTTCAACTTTAACTTTTAGTTAAATAATTGTATGTATAattttgctctttaagttggCAATTTGTCTTCTTGGTGGCGCATTTGCAGCTTTGGATATGGAGAAACAAATTGCAACTACGAGCAATGAGTCGTCCAATGTAATTCTTAGGATGGTCAAGGAGATCGAGCACTATGAGCATACTCTTTTGACGGGAAGGCCGAGGCAGCAGGAGACCATTTACATCAGCTTGAAGCATCCTCACGGGAAAAGGCGAGGATAATATCTAATTGCTGACGATGACTATATACATCTCAAAAACAACATCCCAACTTCtgtaaattttaaaacaaaagaacaacATACATATTTAACTATCAAGAAATAACTAGATTCATCCTACATTCAAGTTGCTCAAAGTTTATCATATGTGTTGTGTgtgatcttcagtttgaattctCCGAAACGGAGATAATAAATGCCCAAGCTGGCTGGATAGCCGGTGATCAATACAGAAGCCTACTTCACACCTAAAAGTAACTTAATGATAGTCTCACTCACACCATCGGCATGAGGGAAAAGGTGGCCAGAACCTGAAAGTTCATGGTAGTGAACCCACGGAAGGTTTTGTGCGATGTATCGTTGTAGTGTGACAGGAACCATAATATCTTCATCTCCTTGCCAAAGATGAACAGAACCTTCATTGTTTGGAAATGGATTTTGAAGATCCAAAGGAGTATATTCCCATTTTCCAAATCCAATATTTATGTCACGGTGGAGGCTTTCATATTCACCTTGTTGTCGTACCTGCTCCTGAAAccacataaaaatttataaatttacaaTGAGAATTGAGACGAGAAATATTCCAATTGAAACAAGACATTATTATATATCATGAGAGACAACAATACAGAGCATAAAGCAACAATACAGAGTATACAATTCCGAAAGACAACAATACAGAGCATAAAGCATGATTACAAATAAAACTCTTGAACCTAGGAAATCAAGAATAATAAGGACAAACAACTTAATTGagcgcttatagcataaacGCTTATTAAGTacttatgtataaactatttctataagaaaaggtaaaataaagtcaaattattttcatagtCATAATCTGTATTCATAAATtatcctggagagcttatggaaataatctgaaaacagcttatggacatgtcataagctgtttccgtaaacagtctcacaagtgcttatgttatgtcaatagaaaaactcaaataagtcaatccaaacaggtccTAAGCAGTAAAAGTTGTTCATTGCAGGCAGCTTTAAACAGTTAAAAATAAACACATGTATCACGGCCAAACTCCAATAGAATATAACTGAATTTGTGCAGCTAATGTGAGTCCTGATATTCACATATACAATCACGgccaaaattcaaaatcaatttaacaaTTCAACCAATCAAAACTATCAGCTAAATCACTTTGCTTctagaaaaacaaattcaattttGCGATCATCTAAAAGCTTGATACTTACCACATAATTCTCTTTATTATCCATGAACTTAGTTACAAGCTCTTTGTCTTGTTTCGAAAGGATATCTGGACTACCAGAAATCACACTAATAATTGGGAACCATCTTTGAGTGTTCCACCAGTATGTTAGCCATGGCGTGTAGTGAGCAACACGAAGCGCCCATTGGTCATGTAATTTCCATTGGGAATAGGCTTCGGCCGTTAAGTTTGCAGGAAGATCAGGCCACCAGAAGTTGACGACTGGGGCTAAGAGCGCTGCACCTACCAGCCTGTCAGTATTGAAAAAGTTTGTGTCAATAGAAGAAAACTACAAATAAACTAAATAAGgtatcatataaaaataaaataaaaagtcaaattgttttgaacttttgatataagctatcttggagagcttacgaaaaatatgttgaaaacaacttatgcacatgtcataagttgtttcaatAAACTCTCCACAGTCTCATAAGTTTTTATGCCAGCAGTAAATAAACTCTAGTAAGTCAATTTAAACAAACTCTAAATCATACCTGTGAGGTATGTGCTTAAGGCAGTTCCAAACAATTTGCCCACCCAGGGAAGTACCAATGACATAGAATTTGGACCCCAATTCCAATTGATCAGCAAGCTCTTCTATATCTAAGGCAATGCTCTTTAACGTACGATTTGGATCGGGATCACTTTCTCCATAACCAGGTCTATCAAAGGATACAATGTAGACCCCTAATTCCTTGACAAAATCCTGCACAAAAGCTcacattaaatatattattatatatcatgAAGAAATATGAGAATGCACGTATATCAGACAGAAAAATTTGTAATATAGAAAATTACGGGTGATAGGGTCTTGGCAACCACAGCGTCATGTCTGCAACTGCTGAAACCATGGACATAGATGATTTTATACTTTGCCGTGTCTTTAGGAACACCGTGCTCCTTGTATGCCAAATGCCTTCCATCTCTTAGTTTGATTCTTGGTGCTGTTATAGGTGGTCCATCAGGAGAGCCACATATTTTGGGAGCAGGAGCTTGCAAAACTTGATAAGCCCATGCTAGAACCCCAATTAACAACACTGCTAGTGTTGTTCTAAGAATTCCTGAGAGTTTGTAATGCCAAATTAAAAGGCAGATAAAGATagaatttaaaacataaattatggTTAGTAGTCCATAAGTAAATATCAAAATACAACTTAATAATCACATTATGCTGAACACA is from Medicago truncatula cultivar Jemalong A17 chromosome 1, MtrunA17r5.0-ANR, whole genome shotgun sequence and encodes:
- the LOC25483835 gene encoding uncharacterized protein codes for the protein MSTTFLSPICRSVSVFILLFSSLTTMATGVSRKISAASARSHTRRANKSSSFQFPSGILRTTLAVLLIGVLAWAYQVLQAPAPKICGSPDGPPITAPRIKLRDGRHLAYKEHGVPKDTAKYKIIYVHGFSSCRHDAVVAKTLSPDFVKELGVYIVSFDRPGYGESDPDPNRTLKSIALDIEELADQLELGSKFYVIGTSLGGQIVWNCLKHIPHRLVGAALLAPVVNFWWPDLPANLTAEAYSQWKLHDQWALRVAHYTPWLTYWWNTQRWFPIISVISGSPDILSKQDKELVTKFMDNKENYVEQVRQQGEYESLHRDINIGFGKWEYTPLDLQNPFPNNEGSVHLWQGDEDIMVPVTLQRYIAQNLPWVHYHELSGSGHLFPHADGVSETIIKLLLGVK